ggtaattaattttttttaccttttatttatctgggaatgtcttaatttcttttttttttaaatttatttattattattatactttaagttgtagggtacatgtgcatgacgtgcaggtttgttacatatgtatacttgtgccatgttggtgtgctgcacNNNNNNNNNNNNNNNNNNNNNNNNNNNNNNNNNNNNNNNNNNNNNNNNNNNNNNNNNNNNNNNNNNNNNNNNNNNNNNNNNNNNNNNNNNNNNNNNNNNNtagtggtgcaatcttggctcactgcaacctccgcctcccgggttcaaacaattcttctgcctcagcctcccaagtagctgggaatacaggcacccgccaccaggcctggctaatttttgtatatttttagtagatggggtttcaccatgttggccaggctggtctcgaactcctgacctcaggtgatccgcccaccttggcaaTATCAGTCTTATAGAAGCAGATTCAATATGACCTCAGAAAACTCAGatagtcgtggtggctcacacctgtaatcccagcactttgggagaccgagatgggcagatcacttgaggccaggagttcgagacgagcctgggcaacaacatggtgaaaccctgcctctactttaaaaaaaaagaaaaaatatatatatatatatataaattagctgggtgtggtgacaggaatctgtaatcccagctactcaggtggctgaggcaggataattgcttgaacctgggaggtgggggttgcagtaagccaagactgggttgctgcactgcagcctgggtgacatagggagactgtctcaaaaaaaagaaaaagaaaaggaaaacatttctcACAGAACTCAAAACTGAAGAGGCTGCTTTGGAGGTAGTTTAGTCCTGTTGACTGGCAATGTGGCTGGGAAGTACCCTGTGACTTGGTTCAAGAAGCATATGAACCATAGAGCTAACAAGGCCTAACATTCAGGGTCCTGACTCACATGAGCTCCTTCTTAAGGTCCTAGTAGGAGCCCTAGCAACATATTAATGTGGCAGTATATTTGCATAATGTTTGCAAAAGTAAgatattttagaattctttttcttaaagagagtCCCCAGAATTGTATGACCTTCAGGCCTGGATCCACTCCTGTGTGGCACAGAGTTTTGAAAAGCACTAGGCAAGGAGACCAGAGTTCCTGGGTTCCAATCATGGCACTACTCAGGCCCAAATGGGCGGCACAGCACTTGACCTGCTTTCTTTATGGGAGTGCGagtgggagtggtggcagggTGGTGGTGGTAAATCATATCTGTGATATGGGATAATCATCACTGCTTCTCATGGCTTTTGAAGATAACACAAAAAATGTGTCCCCAGAGCATCTTCCTGTCTCATTTCCCTCTGCTACAACTTCTCCCTTCTCCAACCTTCAGGCCCCCAGTACTCCAGCCACTGAACCAGTTATTGGTCATTATCTGTTGCTACTTTTATATGTTTGTTCATGGACTCCCACTGTTTATAAAGTCTATCTTTTCCTGGGAAAAAATCCTTATGCACAAGGCTTCGGTCTACCAGCCCCTCTTCTCCCACCCCAGTGATGACCTCCCTTAGCCCTGTTTCTTGTTGCTCTTACAGATAGGGACACTGAGACCTGATGCAGTCCACAGCAGAGTTCTGGAGGCCCCAGACGCAATCCCCAGGTGTCTTGGTCTTCCACCATTCCAGCCCTCTCGTGTTAGATCATAGACACACGGTTCTTGATATACACATGATAGGGGTCACTACGCTTGTCCACTTTGCGGGAGCGGGTATATCCCAGGATGAGGCTGCCCACAGTGACAGCAAATAGAAACATGACAAAGAGAATGTACATGTAGGAGTTGTCATCACGGCCAGGTAGGCTGGCCGGTCGCTCTTCAGTCTGGTTGTctggccccagccctggccctggccgGCAGAGCAAATTGCTGTGAAGAGTGGCATTTAAAGCCTTCAGCACGGCATGTAGGCTCTCATACCAAGTCTCAGTTCCATTGGTAGTCTCCATAGCAACAGGGATTGAGGTGGGGGAAGACTCGGTAGAAGCTCTGTtggcaagagaaaagagagaggggatGGCTCTGTCACCTGGAGCTCAAATGACCTCCTCCCTTCAGATCCCAGTAAAATCCTAGCATcatggctgatatggtttggctgtgtccttacccaaatctcatctggaatcatagctcccataatccccatgtgtcatgggagggacccagtaggaagtaactgaatcatgggggtgggtttttcccatgctgttctcatgacagtaaataagtctcaagagatctgatggttttataaagggcagttcccctgcacctgctctcttgcctgccaccatgtaagatgtgcctttgctcctcctttgccttctgccgtgattgtgaggcctccccagccatgtggaactgtgagtgcattaaacctctttttctttataaactgcccAGGCTCGGGTATTCCTTCatggcagtatgaaaatggactaatacaatagctTATTCTGGTTACTTGATTACATGTTTGTCTTTTCCACTAGACCACATACTAAATAATAAAGGCAGGGCCTATATTTGTTTTACTGA
The genomic region above belongs to Papio anubis isolate 15944 chromosome 12, Panubis1.0, whole genome shotgun sequence and contains:
- the LOC116268553 gene encoding potassium voltage-gated channel subfamily E member 3 isoform X1; this encodes MHRVAAPGPSSVRGERANGRPRALLRGRASTESSPTSIPVAMETTNGTETWYESLHAVLKALNATLHSNLLCRPGPGLGPDNQTEERPASLPGRDDNSYMYILFVMFLFAVTVGSLILGYTRSRKVDKRSDPYHVYIKNRVSMI
- the LOC116268553 gene encoding potassium voltage-gated channel subfamily E member 3 isoform X2, with translation METTNGTETWYESLHAVLKALNATLHSNLLCRPGPGLGPDNQTEERPASLPGRDDNSYMYILFVMFLFAVTVGSLILGYTRSRKVDKRSDPYHVYIKNRVSMI